In Engraulis encrasicolus isolate BLACKSEA-1 chromosome 15, IST_EnEncr_1.0, whole genome shotgun sequence, the following proteins share a genomic window:
- the LOC134464261 gene encoding GTPase IMAP family member 8-like, which translates to MSDMRIVLLGGRIQGKSSSGNTILGRQEFGTAGRTAECVKREGETAGRHITVVEAPGWWNNYTVEQTPERDKGEIVLSVSLCPPGPHALLLVIRVDVSFTETHRRAVQEHMELLGERVWSHTILLFTTGEWLGDTSIEQHIESGGEALQWVVEKCGNRYHVVDNKKSDGGQVTELLDKIEEMVAGNRGHYVDFDAKIMNGLMKRKDEEKRKAEEKKTKVKKQRETLRSSAGGVPHISDMRVVLLGNRSAGKSSSGNTILGRQEFGTAGRTAECVKREGETAGRHITVVEAPGWWINCTVEETPERDKGEIVLSVSLCPPGPHALLLVINVSWSFTETFRRAVQEHMELLGERVWSHTILLFTRGEWLGDTSIEQHIESEGEALQWVVEKCGNRYHVVDNKKSDGGQVTELLEKIEEMVAVNSGERSMDQPPKFGGGQTEVSSSGDSALGSSKSSLMSTLMRRFETLSTAPTSSGYSTGQSEKSAADGSTLMAPHSRGASLKGRSS; encoded by the exons ATGTCAGACATgaggattgtgctgctgggaGGACGAATTCAAGggaagagttcatcaggaaacaccatcctgggccgACAGGAGTTTGGTACTGCAGGgagaacagctgagtgtgtgaagagagaaggagaaacagcaggCAGACACATCACTGTAGTGGAGGCACCAGGATGGTGGAATAACTACACTGTAGAGCAAACTCCTGAACGTGATAAAGGAGAGATTGtcctcagtgtgtctctgtgtcctccaggaccccatgcTCTACTCCTGGTCATTAGGGTGGATGTGTcattcacagagacacacagaagagCAGTGCAGGAACACATGGAGCTTCTGGGTGAGAGAGTCTGGAGTCACACTATACTGTTGTTCACTACAGGGGAGTGGCTGGGAGACACAagcattgagcagcacattgagagtggaggagaggctctgcagtgggttgtagagaaatgtgggaacaggtaccATGTTGTAGACAATAAGAAGAGTGATGGTGGTcaggtgacagagctgctggacaagatagaagagatggtggcaggaaACAGAGGTCATTATGTAGACTTTGATGCAAAGATCATGAATGGATTGATGAAGAGGAAggatgaagaaaagagaaaagcagaggagaagaagacgaaggtgaagaaacagagagagactctcAGATCATCAGCAG GTGGTGTTCCACACATCTCAGACATGAGAGTTGTGCTGTTGGGAAACAGAAGTGCTGggaagagttcatcaggaaacaccatcctgggcagacaggagtttggtactgcagggagaacagctgagtgtgtgaagagagaaggagaaacagcaggCAGACATATCACTGTAGTGGAGGCACCAGGATGGTGGATAAACTGCACTGTAGAGGAAACTCCTGAACGTGATAAAGGAGAGATTGtcctcagtgtgtctctgtgtcctccaggaccccatgcTCTACTCCTGGTCATCAATGTGAGTTGGTCATTCACAGAGACATTCAGAAGAGCAGTGCAGGAACACATGGAGCTTCTGGGTGAGAGAGTCTGGAGTCACACTATACTGTTGTTCACTAGAGGGGAGTGGCTGGGAGACACAagcattgagcagcacattgagagtgaaggagaggctctgcagtgggttgtagagaaatgtgggaacaggtaccATGTTGTAGACAATAAGAAGAGTGATGGTggccaggtgacagagctgctggagaagatagaagagatggtggcagTGAACAGTGGAGAAAGGAGCATGGATCAACCTCCGAAAT TTGGAGGTGGTCAAACTGAAGTGAGCTCTAGTGGAGACTCCGCCCTGGGCTCTTCTAAATCATCTCTTATGTCCACGCTGATGAGGCGCTTCGAGACTCTCAGCACCGCACCCACGTCATCTGGGTACAGCACCGGCCAATCAGAGAAGAGTGCTGCAGACGGCTCAACTTTAATGGCTCCACATTccaggggtgcatctctcaaaggGCGAAGTAGCTAa